In the Mastomys coucha isolate ucsf_1 unplaced genomic scaffold, UCSF_Mcou_1 pScaffold18, whole genome shotgun sequence genome, one interval contains:
- the Efcab14 gene encoding EF-hand calcium-binding domain-containing protein 14 isoform X1: MKKRKELNALIGLTGDSRRKKTKQGSSSHRLLRTEPPDSDSMSSSQEEEFEAIGNRSRFVKGDYIRCCKICCPLCAFVILAACVLVSMGLVWMQMALKEDLVILKEKFRTKSVESNQKSSFQEIPKLNEELLSKQKRLEKIESGELGLSRVWINITEMNKQISLLSSAVNYLKASVKSAADLLSLPSTVEGLQKSVASMGNTLNSVHLAVEAMQKTLDEQKTALELLQGSMETNGSNQILPSPSPPSELDNKTHSESAKQDILYLHNSLEEVNSTVVGYQEQNDLKLKGMSETLSNLTQRLSLIESNVVALSRAEQKTNVTSSMMGNRAATLKSESLVNNRADTVKIQNIKKKDNSNSQVSELQEKLQLISALTNKPESNRPPETTGEEQVQNVTSNPSRLPEFSHLLRAQTETQLKPISLPGISSIKDLQDVFHKIGRDVDETLTYQELWNSLGSAMPRPETLRAFDSNGDGRYSFLELRVALGWGGSSRGLFEVLRELSSR, from the exons atgaaaaagcGAAAAGAGCTCAATGCTTTGATCGGCCTGACGGGTGACAGTCGGAGAAAGAAGACCAAGCAAGGCTCAAGCAGCCACCGCCTGCTTCGCACTGAGCCTCCAGACTCAGACTCCATGTCCAGCTCACAAGAGGAAGAGTTTGAAGCAATTGGAAATCGCTCTCGTTTTGTCAA GGGAGACTACATCCGATGCTGCAAGATCTGCTGTCCCCTCTGTGCCTTTGTCATCCTCGCAGCCTGCGTTCTGGTCTCTATGGGCTTGGTGTGGATGCAAATGGCTCTCAAGGAAGATCTGGTTATCCTCAAGGAAAAATTTAGAACAA AATCAG tGGAGTCTAATCAGAAAAGCTCATTCCAGGAAATCCCTAAACTTAATGAGGAACTTCTCAGCAAACAAAAACGACTTGAGAAGATTGAGTCTGGGGAGCTGGGCTTAAGCAGAGTCTGGATCAACATCACAGAAATGAATAAGCAG ATTTCCCTGTTGAGTTCTGCAGTAAACTACCTGAAAGCCAGTGTCAAGTCGGCCGCAGACTTACTTAGCCTGCCTAGCACTGTAGAGGGACTTCAGAAG AGTGTGGCTTCCATGGGCAATACTTTAAACAGTGTCCACCTTGCTGTAGAGGCAATGCAGAAGACTCTGGATGAACAAAAGACAGCCTTGGAGCTACTGCAGGGCAGTATG GAGACCAATGGAAGCAACCAAATCTTGCCATCGCCTTCACCTCCATCAGAACTTGACAATAAAACCCACAGTGAAAGTGCAAAACAG GATATCCTGTACCTGCACAACTCCTTAGAGGAAGTCAACAGTACTGTAGTGGGATACCAGGAACAGAATGACCTTAAACTCAAGGGGATGAGTGAGACCCTCAGTAACCTGACACAGAGACTCAGCCTGATAGAAAGCAATGTGGTTGCACTGAGCAGGGCAGAACAGAAAACAAACGTGACTTCCAGCATG ATGGGGAATAGGGCTGCCACTCTGAAAAGCGAGTCTTTGGTGAACAACAGAGCTGATACTGTAAAGATCCAAAACATAAAG AAGAAAGATAATTCAAATTCTCAGGTATCTGAGCTTCAGGAAAAACTGCAGCTGATCAGTGCTCTGACAAACAAACCTGAAAGCAACAGGCCTCCAGAGACCACAGGTGAAG AGCAAGTACAGAACGTCACATCCAATCCTTCAAGATTGCCAGAATTTTCACACCTTCTTAGAGCCCAAACTGAGACCCAACTAAAACCTATCTCCCTGCCTGGGATTTCTAGCATTAAAG ATCTTCAGGATGTATTCCATAAGATTGGTCGAGATGTGGATGAGACGCTGACCTACCAGGAACTCTGGAATTCCCTAGGTTCTGCCATGCCAAGACCAGAGACCTTGAGAGCATTTGATTCGAATGGAGATGGAAGATATTCTTTCCTGGAGCTAAGAGTGGCTTTAG
- the Efcab14 gene encoding EF-hand calcium-binding domain-containing protein 14 isoform X3 produces the protein MKKRKELNALIGLTGDSRRKKTKQGSSSHRLLRTEPPDSDSMSSSQEEEFEAIGNRSRFVKGDYIRCCKICCPLCAFVILAACVLVSMGLVWMQMALKEDLVILKEKFRTMESNQKSSFQEIPKLNEELLSKQKRLEKIESGELGLSRVWINITEMNKQISLLSSAVNYLKASVKSAADLLSLPSTVEGLQKSVASMGNTLNSVHLAVEAMQKTLDEQKTALELLQGSMETNGSNQILPSPSPPSELDNKTHSESAKQDILYLHNSLEEVNSTVVGYQEQNDLKLKGMSETLSNLTQRLSLIESNVVALSRAEQKTNVTSSMMGNRAATLKSESLVNNRADTVKIQNIKKKDNSNSQVSELQEKLQLISALTNKPESNRPPETTGEEQVQNVTSNPSRLPEFSHLLRAQTETQLKPISLPGISSIKDLQDVFHKIGRDVDETLTYQELWNSLGSAMPRPETLRAFDSNGDGRYSFLELRVALGI, from the exons atgaaaaagcGAAAAGAGCTCAATGCTTTGATCGGCCTGACGGGTGACAGTCGGAGAAAGAAGACCAAGCAAGGCTCAAGCAGCCACCGCCTGCTTCGCACTGAGCCTCCAGACTCAGACTCCATGTCCAGCTCACAAGAGGAAGAGTTTGAAGCAATTGGAAATCGCTCTCGTTTTGTCAA GGGAGACTACATCCGATGCTGCAAGATCTGCTGTCCCCTCTGTGCCTTTGTCATCCTCGCAGCCTGCGTTCTGGTCTCTATGGGCTTGGTGTGGATGCAAATGGCTCTCAAGGAAGATCTGGTTATCCTCAAGGAAAAATTTAGAACAA tGGAGTCTAATCAGAAAAGCTCATTCCAGGAAATCCCTAAACTTAATGAGGAACTTCTCAGCAAACAAAAACGACTTGAGAAGATTGAGTCTGGGGAGCTGGGCTTAAGCAGAGTCTGGATCAACATCACAGAAATGAATAAGCAG ATTTCCCTGTTGAGTTCTGCAGTAAACTACCTGAAAGCCAGTGTCAAGTCGGCCGCAGACTTACTTAGCCTGCCTAGCACTGTAGAGGGACTTCAGAAG AGTGTGGCTTCCATGGGCAATACTTTAAACAGTGTCCACCTTGCTGTAGAGGCAATGCAGAAGACTCTGGATGAACAAAAGACAGCCTTGGAGCTACTGCAGGGCAGTATG GAGACCAATGGAAGCAACCAAATCTTGCCATCGCCTTCACCTCCATCAGAACTTGACAATAAAACCCACAGTGAAAGTGCAAAACAG GATATCCTGTACCTGCACAACTCCTTAGAGGAAGTCAACAGTACTGTAGTGGGATACCAGGAACAGAATGACCTTAAACTCAAGGGGATGAGTGAGACCCTCAGTAACCTGACACAGAGACTCAGCCTGATAGAAAGCAATGTGGTTGCACTGAGCAGGGCAGAACAGAAAACAAACGTGACTTCCAGCATG ATGGGGAATAGGGCTGCCACTCTGAAAAGCGAGTCTTTGGTGAACAACAGAGCTGATACTGTAAAGATCCAAAACATAAAG AAGAAAGATAATTCAAATTCTCAGGTATCTGAGCTTCAGGAAAAACTGCAGCTGATCAGTGCTCTGACAAACAAACCTGAAAGCAACAGGCCTCCAGAGACCACAGGTGAAG AGCAAGTACAGAACGTCACATCCAATCCTTCAAGATTGCCAGAATTTTCACACCTTCTTAGAGCCCAAACTGAGACCCAACTAAAACCTATCTCCCTGCCTGGGATTTCTAGCATTAAAG ATCTTCAGGATGTATTCCATAAGATTGGTCGAGATGTGGATGAGACGCTGACCTACCAGGAACTCTGGAATTCCCTAGGTTCTGCCATGCCAAGACCAGAGACCTTGAGAGCATTTGATTCGAATGGAGATGGAAGATATTCTTTCCTGGAGCTAAGAGTGGCTTTAGGTATCTAG
- the Efcab14 gene encoding EF-hand calcium-binding domain-containing protein 14 isoform X2: MKKRKELNALIGLTGDSRRKKTKQGSSSHRLLRTEPPDSDSMSSSQEEEFEAIGNRSRFVKGDYIRCCKICCPLCAFVILAACVLVSMGLVWMQMALKEDLVILKEKFRTKSVESNQKSSFQEIPKLNEELLSKQKRLEKIESGELGLSRVWINITEMNKQISLLSSAVNYLKASVKSAADLLSLPSTVEGLQKSVASMGNTLNSVHLAVEAMQKTLDEQKTALELLQGSMETNGSNQILPSPSPPSELDNKTHSESAKQDILYLHNSLEEVNSTVVGYQEQNDLKLKGMSETLSNLTQRLSLIESNVVALSRAEQKTNVTSSMMGNRAATLKSESLVNNRADTVKIQNIKKKDNSNSQVSELQEKLQLISALTNKPESNRPPETTGEEQVQNVTSNPSRLPEFSHLLRAQTETQLKPISLPGISSIKDLQDVFHKIGRDVDETLTYQELWNSLGSAMPRPETLRAFDSNGDGRYSFLELRVALGI; this comes from the exons atgaaaaagcGAAAAGAGCTCAATGCTTTGATCGGCCTGACGGGTGACAGTCGGAGAAAGAAGACCAAGCAAGGCTCAAGCAGCCACCGCCTGCTTCGCACTGAGCCTCCAGACTCAGACTCCATGTCCAGCTCACAAGAGGAAGAGTTTGAAGCAATTGGAAATCGCTCTCGTTTTGTCAA GGGAGACTACATCCGATGCTGCAAGATCTGCTGTCCCCTCTGTGCCTTTGTCATCCTCGCAGCCTGCGTTCTGGTCTCTATGGGCTTGGTGTGGATGCAAATGGCTCTCAAGGAAGATCTGGTTATCCTCAAGGAAAAATTTAGAACAA AATCAG tGGAGTCTAATCAGAAAAGCTCATTCCAGGAAATCCCTAAACTTAATGAGGAACTTCTCAGCAAACAAAAACGACTTGAGAAGATTGAGTCTGGGGAGCTGGGCTTAAGCAGAGTCTGGATCAACATCACAGAAATGAATAAGCAG ATTTCCCTGTTGAGTTCTGCAGTAAACTACCTGAAAGCCAGTGTCAAGTCGGCCGCAGACTTACTTAGCCTGCCTAGCACTGTAGAGGGACTTCAGAAG AGTGTGGCTTCCATGGGCAATACTTTAAACAGTGTCCACCTTGCTGTAGAGGCAATGCAGAAGACTCTGGATGAACAAAAGACAGCCTTGGAGCTACTGCAGGGCAGTATG GAGACCAATGGAAGCAACCAAATCTTGCCATCGCCTTCACCTCCATCAGAACTTGACAATAAAACCCACAGTGAAAGTGCAAAACAG GATATCCTGTACCTGCACAACTCCTTAGAGGAAGTCAACAGTACTGTAGTGGGATACCAGGAACAGAATGACCTTAAACTCAAGGGGATGAGTGAGACCCTCAGTAACCTGACACAGAGACTCAGCCTGATAGAAAGCAATGTGGTTGCACTGAGCAGGGCAGAACAGAAAACAAACGTGACTTCCAGCATG ATGGGGAATAGGGCTGCCACTCTGAAAAGCGAGTCTTTGGTGAACAACAGAGCTGATACTGTAAAGATCCAAAACATAAAG AAGAAAGATAATTCAAATTCTCAGGTATCTGAGCTTCAGGAAAAACTGCAGCTGATCAGTGCTCTGACAAACAAACCTGAAAGCAACAGGCCTCCAGAGACCACAGGTGAAG AGCAAGTACAGAACGTCACATCCAATCCTTCAAGATTGCCAGAATTTTCACACCTTCTTAGAGCCCAAACTGAGACCCAACTAAAACCTATCTCCCTGCCTGGGATTTCTAGCATTAAAG ATCTTCAGGATGTATTCCATAAGATTGGTCGAGATGTGGATGAGACGCTGACCTACCAGGAACTCTGGAATTCCCTAGGTTCTGCCATGCCAAGACCAGAGACCTTGAGAGCATTTGATTCGAATGGAGATGGAAGATATTCTTTCCTGGAGCTAAGAGTGGCTTTAGGTATCTAG